From Oenococcus sicerae, the proteins below share one genomic window:
- a CDS encoding PTS sugar transporter subunit IIA, producing MFNFLKNKNKDRVTDTEGKIFVPVDGEVQSLTHASDPIFAQKTMGDGFLVMPSSDKIFAPVSGTITMVADTKHALTIHTTDGADILLHLGIDTVELFGKPFDLKVKKGDAIIAQSPIGTMDIAQIKEADLSPEVLIIFVKSEDVHVDFQVQNGEKKHGEQIGQYTIN from the coding sequence ATGTTTAATTTTTTGAAAAATAAGAATAAGGATAGGGTCACGGATACCGAAGGCAAAATTTTCGTACCCGTTGACGGTGAGGTACAAAGTCTCACGCATGCATCGGATCCAATCTTTGCACAGAAAACAATGGGGGATGGTTTTCTTGTTATGCCGTCTTCTGACAAAATTTTCGCTCCGGTTAGCGGGACGATTACAATGGTCGCAGATACAAAACATGCATTGACCATTCATACTACAGATGGTGCTGATATCTTATTACATTTAGGCATTGATACAGTTGAATTGTTTGGCAAGCCCTTTGATTTAAAAGTGAAAAAAGGCGATGCGATCATCGCTCAATCTCCAATCGGCACGATGGACATTGCCCAAATCAAAGAGGCAGATTTATCACCCGAAGTGCTGATTATTTTTGTTAAATCTGAAGATGTTCATGTTGATTTTCAAGTGCAAAATGGCGAAAAGAAACATGGGGAGCAAATCGGCCAATATACGATTAACTAA